Below is a window of Corvus cornix cornix isolate S_Up_H32 chromosome 10, ASM73873v5, whole genome shotgun sequence DNA.
AAATTCAGAGCAGTACAGAAAAATATGggtcttttttcctctttgtcagctttgctgcagtgaaaaatttCTCCATAGCTTTGCTTATAATTCTCCTGGATAACAGTCActgtttaatttataaaataactGCCAGGACCAACAGGCATGTTTGTCTCCTTTCAGAGGATTTAAATAGCAGAGAGTTTAAAAAGCAGATACTCCATTAAAATGAGTTTGTATCATATCTATTCAGACCTTACAAGCCTTGGCTTTAAAGCCTAAATCCATTTGTTTCTCTAAGGCTCCTTTGCATTTGCCACTTGCCTTGATGAAAGGGGATGCACACACTGCATCACAGCAGTGATAAGGAAAGCAGCTTCAGCCCCCTTATCAAAATACACGTTGAGTGAAGGATGGTCCTGCTGCAGACAGATGTTCCTTCTCATCTAAACTTTTCGTATCACAGGTATTGctctgcattttccaggcaTTATCTGCTAAAGGATGAATCAGTGTCCCCAACAGCCCCAGGGTGGAAGCCAGTACTGCAAGGAGGATGGGTTGGACCACTTTGCAAAatccctgcagctctcacaTCGCAGCAGAAACACAAGCAGGGAACCAAAGGAATGTCCCTGCAGCCTTCACAGGAGACACAGAGCTCCCTTCCCCAGGGATGAGCCTGGCCAGCCCAGGACAGTGCCAGGGAGGGGTAGCAAAATCCCTGAGCTGGGGTCTGAGAGAGCCCTGgatttccttcctcctcctgctcccctttGGATTGTAAAGCAGCTGGTACAAAGACAACCCCATCCTGGATAACTTGCCCTTGTTTGTGTTACTTGAGTCCTATCACTTCCCACCCTCGTGTCCAGCCAGCAACCCATAAAGTCCATCACTGATCCTACCCCTCTTTTTTGCCTCTGAACCACCACTTCCAGCCTCTGAGAAAGATTCCCAGATGTTCTCACCTCGGCAAAGTTTAATCAAGGATTTGCCACACAAGCTGAGCTCTGGGGAGCTGGAAGCACTTTTTACTCCAGATCCACTTGTCCAGCAGTTCACTCAATAGTTCTGAACAGAGACTTGCTCCCAACCACAACcttctattttttaatcttttgttaATGAATAATTCCACGTGCTCCTTGAAGTGAGGGAGAAATGGTTATTTGATTCAGGATGCTCTCAAATTATAAGCAGCCCACAGTTATTTTAAGTGTGTGCTGCATCTTTTTTCTCAATGAAGATCAATGTTATTCTTGCCATGGGCTGTGTAGGAAGGAAACATTTGTgcaacagcaatttttaaaaccttcccCAGATTGAtttatgtgtttatttgttttcaacTTTTGGGCACTTGCAAATGATGTCTTTAGTCTTCTGATGGAATGCTGGCATCCAGTGATTTACAACTGGCTAAAAGCAAGTGTGTGGAGGGAAGACTATTTGTCTCTTGACTGTAACTGAGGGCTAGATCAAATAGAGGAGTTTGCATAAGCTAAGCTGAGCATAAAGATTTAAAGTCATTATgtaaagcaagaaataaaatagtccaacaaccaaaacaaaatgccAAACAGTGAGttaaaaacaaagattaaaCCTGCCTTCAGGAACGCAGGAGAAATCATGCTTATAGGAAGGCAGAGTTACTGAAATGAAGTATCgattttctgctgaaagaatTGTAAGTATAAAAGGACAATTAATTTTTAGACTAAGCTAAAGGTCCTATTATTGCTCTCAGGGTGTAGCAGGAAGCTCATCTGTCTGTATCTATCTACAGCATTTCACTCCTGTGCTCAGAGGCAGTGAGTTTTTAATCAAAACTAGATTGTTAAGAATATTAGAGTATGATCAAGTGTCCAGGCTATTCCTTTATAGATTTGAACTTCAAATTGAAGGTGACTTTGTTTGACAAACACACACAATACCTATCTGGAGCAGCATTTCACCTTCCTGCCTGACCAGTCACCTCTAGCCCCTtgcctgagcagcagcctgtcctgctgagTTCCCTCATGAGGGATTGGGGCTCATCTTTTGCCTTGTTCTTCTCAGCCTTCCCATCCTACACTTTAGAACTCCTTTCCACAGCAATGTGTAAAAAACCAGGTTTGTCATCTATcaagttttaaaagtttttctggttgaaattattttgtgtgcATGAAAAATAGAATATTATCCCAaaccagactgaaaaaaaagtgcaaataaTTATTAGTTTTTCGGTGCTGGTGTGTCAGTTCAGATAAATCAAGtagttttgtttaaacaaataatCCAGGCCACAACTAAATATGCAGACTCCTGAGCAGGATCAATTCAAACCTGGCTGATCTTTCACTATGATTTAAAAACAGGACTTTTTGCTCGTTTAAGAAGAAATATTGATATGACTTCAGGCTTGAACATTGCTCTTCCTATCATAAATGTTCTTCTAGGGAATGCCTGACAAATGAATCCATCTTGTGCATGAGTGGATCCGATTGCCTCAGGCTGTCGCTGGAGCGGTTCCCAACCGCTTAACGAGTCCGTCACGCCCACATCCTGCGTGAGGAGCAATTgtcaattattattttttttcagagcaccCCGGTGAGAACTGCTTCCAGGTCTGGGTAGAGGTGAACCTGAGCGGAGCCCAGACGCCGTTAAAGCCCCACTGACTggcaaaacttttaaaatatgactgCAGGGAGGATTTTATCTCCACAATGCTGCTATGCTGGGATGTGACAGGCTTCCTACCCAGGTCTGGAAGGTATGGATCTGTTTGCATACGTGAAATCTCatcatttcccttccttccctgtaCAGCTGTTGTTTTGGGAAATGAGTAtagaaggggaaataaaaaaaccaaccaagaaaccagaaacagagaatgttttgaaataaatcctTTGAGCTGAGTTGAAACATGATTAACCAGCACAGGAACCAGCTCTCTGCAATATATGTGGTACATTATTAGTTTATATTTAAAGTGACAGTGCCAAGATTGTcaggtcaggaaaaaaaataaacccatatCTTCTAAAGTATCTTGGAACTGGAATCAGGTGGGGCTGATTGCAAAATGCAGACACACTGGTGAGCACAAGTGTTACAGAGAGCCTGTAACAGAGCTGGTACACTAATGAGGGTGCCAATGTCATGCATAAGGTCATAAAAACTGAATACAATCTCTTTTCTGTGGCAATCCCTCCTGAAAAGGGCACTGGGACACAAAACAGCCAGCCAAGAGCAAATGCTCAGGATGGAGTCTTCAGTGAGGTACCAGGGTTCTTGGTCCTTGGGCCATGCAcctgacccagctccagggTCTCCTGACTGCCAGAACAGAGGCACAAAAACAAGTCAGGGGAGCAGGGCATCAAAACTCAAGGATTCCAACCCTTCTGAAgagacacagctgctgcctggtcCTGGCCTTCTGCAACCCTCAAAGAGCCAAGTGCACAGAGCCACTTTTGGTGCTactcagccagcacagctccacccCTGGGTgagcctgcctgcagcacccaccTACTCTCAGAGGAGTTAGAGGGGGAGAGACAGCACTGAAACACCTCGGGGTGTGCAGCAAGACATACACTCAGGACTGCTAAACTGCCTAGTTTGAACCAGGGATTGTCCTTCTTCATCTTTTGGCTTTGTTTAGACCAAATCACGTTTTcaacaaatctgaaaaaacttttaaaaatacaattctaCGGCCCATTGCTGTcaagctaggaaaaaaaagttgttttctacAATTCAGCTATTCAGAGAAAACTTGATCATTCAAGTGTGAAACTTTATAATTGTTTctacagatcttttttttttttttcctcacacatACAATGCTGTCAACATCAACCCTGCTGGTAAACAACAGCAAACATTCAGCCAACCAGTCTGTAGCTGGAGAGAGAGCTAACTTCAACAGCACTGATGGATTTCACAAGCCAGACTGAGAAAAACCGACTGCAAAACCCTTCTGCTCACCTGCACAGCACATCCCCCGGGGCTGGGATACAGGGCAGGACATGCAGGTAGAGCATCCAGCATGGACCCAATCTGCCTCAACCTGTGAGACACTTCCACAGCCCACTCCAAGGCTGGCTGTACTGCTGGGCACCAAGGAAGTGAGAAAGGGGAGTGGAGGTGCTGGCCAAGGAAATAGAAGTTAAGCAGGACAAGTTGTGCAGCTGTTACAGAGATGGAGAGCCACAAGCacctggcagagagcaggacacagcacgTCCATGGTAATACCTGGGAGCTGGACTTTCCCAAGAGGAAACAGCCCTGGTGAACACATGTAAATAACTCCTTTTGCATTTGGGGACTGTCCCTTGCCGGTCCCCAGATGCCTGATCTAGAACAGCGATGCGTTCCAGGCACAATAAATTAATCTGGAGACAGCTGCCTCAGGCACAACCCCATTCCAGCACCCAGCTCTGTTCAGCACTGAGGACTCCCTGCACTGCCAAGCCTGCTGGAATGCAGTTGCAGTGACTAACAGCATGGAACACCACCAAATGCCTCCTGGCACCCAACCCTCCTGTGAGCACTTTCACaggccagagctgcagaggtTTCCACTCTGACAGTGCTGGTGCGCTGAGGGATGTGGGTCAGCAGCCAAGCTGAGAGTGAGGACAGCCTCCTGGAAAGGCAGATCCTTCTGGCCAGCCCCTAGAAACACATTGGCCATCAGCAGTGACTTAATGCAGAATAGTGCCAAGCATCAAAACATTAACAAATTCCTGGGGAGACCAGAAGGAGGGAAAACATGTGGTTTATACAACAtcaaaaatacagctttttggaaaaaaatatttctagtcCCACTGAAAATGCCTACTTTTTTGTCAAAACAGATCAATATAAACATGGAACCATCAGGTTCAAGCTGTCACCATAAATTACTGTGCAAACTACGGCTCAGATGCCGCAGCCTTTCAGCCTTTTTCTCTGGGTAAAACCTTCTGCCTGGCCTATCCTTTCCATAATGtgcttttcccttccagcagGAGAGAAGCACCCTCCAGGCACAGTGCTGggggcagaaggaagcagagggaTGCAGCACTTAAACCAAACTCCCATGAAATTGGGTGATGccattttgaagagaaaaatcccCAAGGGACAGATCTTTACTTGAAACCTCTGATCATTTTCTGAGTAAATGATTCATCTTTCCAAAGAAAGTACATTTGAGTGGAAATGCAATTTTCCCTCCAAGATCAGTACTGATGGAAATTACCAGGTAGTTCTGATATTCTGCAGGAGGTAACTTAGGGTAAAATAACCCCACATGATACAACAGCCAGAACatcaggaaggcaaaaaaaaaaaaattaaaaatcacaccCATCCTTGTAGGACATTCACAAGagcactgcaggaaaagcttGGGATACATTAGCAGTTTTGataacacttttttctttcgTATTCATAAAGTATTCATACTTAATACTCAGCTTTGCTGACAAACCCTTTTTTCATCAAATGAAGTTATAAACTGCAAGATCTCTTGGCTGGTGAAATAGAGGGGTAGCAGTCTCTTGGGAATATTAGACCTCTGACCAGGCAAGGTGAGCATTACAAGCCTGACCTCACTCCTCAGAGATTTCTTCATGAGCTCCTAAAGATGTGACTGGTAAATACATGAGATCATGAGATGTCTGCTTGGTTTCATTCGCTATGTGTCATCAGCTTCTTTCATTCCCCTGCTGCAGGACCGGCTGTCACAGTAATTTCTATgctttcaggaaattaaaaaaaaacaactgacaTCCTTGTGCTTAAAATAAACTCAAGAGCCCAGCTGATTTGTACTTGCCTTGTGGGATCTAGGAGGTTGTGAGGCTAGAAAGCcacttgaaaaggaaaaaattatgagacagggaagaaactgtgcacttttaaaataaaaggtctTCGGTTCACCCTGAGGAAGATTCACAGGGCACAGGAGTTCAGGAGTCTCTGGGACATCActggcagctggcacagcacaaTGCTGCAGGAACACGATGCTCCAGTCAGATGTGAACCACCACTGCAACacccctgccagcagcatcaGCTCACTGGAAACATAACCAGGAAAACTTGTCTGTGTAACAAAACCTGGGAGTTCCTCTCTGTATTGATGTAGAAAtagagagcagctgagctgtttgATACCCCAGTTTCACCCAATCCTCCCTATGGCTCAACAGCTCCTTATTCCCATCTCTCCTCTCCAGTAAAAGCAGGGACTGGCTCTCAGATGGATTATTGCATTTAATGTGAACGACTCCGTTGTTTTGCTTGCTGTAAAGAGGCATTCTGTAGTCCTGATTTTCAACACTGTGATCTTCAACACTTCTCCCTCCACCTTGGCCAAACATGTCAGGAGAAGCccccccatccctgggcagTGACTCAATTCTGTGTAAGGTCAGTTCCTCTCCTTCAGCACAACTGTGCAAAGCAGTTTGTGTTATCAGCTGATGAACTATCCAGAATCAAACTTGCAGAGGGATTCAATCACTGCTGAAGCCATTTTGGTTATGGATTCAGGAAGGCCAGAGGAGACCTTCAGCTGTGCAGACATCTGCAATGAATAAGATAATCCTTGTTCTGATCACATAATCACCTGTACCTCTCTGGATGATAAAACATCCACTTAAAAATGATATTGCTCCTAAAAAAATCTACTGCCTGGAGAACCTTGAGTACCGGAGATTAAAAGATTATGGAAAATAAGTATGCATAATTTCCACTTTGCTTTGCACCAGTGAAAGACAGAGAATgtttggacagagaggaaaattggGATAGAAACAGTCTGCTCTGCCATGTGTCTGATCTTTCACACTAGCAGaggaatggaaatatttttctgattagGAAATGCTGAGACAAGAACAGTGTCTGTGCCTCTTTTAAGAGATGATAATTCAAGTGGATAGTGCTCATTCACcactgcttctcttttccttgttaACATCTCTTTTTAGTGTCTAATATTTTAGCAAGAAGCATTTGTGGGCTAAATTAAGGCAGAGATGAGGATTCTTCTTCTCACAGCTCTCAGTTACCTGAGCTACAACATTTTCATTGGGTTTATTCCCCTGCAAGAATTTATCAGGGCTACAACAAGTATCCGTGTCCAGTACAACCCTTGATTTTCCCCATGTGCAGGAGCTGCAATCACCTGTGCCTGACACCGTGTTTGTTTTGCAGGTGGTTGATGATGTTAGGAGTAAATGCAAACCCAGATGAAGAGCGGCCTAAGCAATGGAGGGACCAACCCCAGAGCCCGTGTACGTTGATGTGGACAAGGGACTGACATTAGCATGTTTTGtcttcctctgcctcttcctgATTGTGATGATCATTCGCTGTGCAAAAGTCATCATGGACCCTTACAGCGCCATCCCGACGTCCACGTGGGAGGAGCAGCATCTCGACGACTGACAGGGATTCCCCAGACAGAGCCATAGAATGCTGAGGTCCTGGAGGCCTTTACCCACAGGGAAGGCTGGCACATGAACAGCCATTTCTAGATATGCAGGGCAAAGGCACTATCTCCAAGAGCACATAGGGTAAATTATTTTTGCTCAACAGGTCAAGATATCAGCAAGCCATCGTGGCAGCAGAGTTTACTACTATGCAGCAACTCTTATTTTACAGTTGTCATTGTAACTCAAGTAGCACAAGATTCTCCAGACTTTTCCTAACATAACTCTTGATCTAGCACAGTTTGTCCCACCCTCAATGTCACCCACAAACCCAGGGTAACCATCAATACCATGAAAAAGCAACAAGGGTATTCTGCCTTTCCTGGAAACAGATTCCCTCAGATATCAATTGCTTTCTCAGTCATTATAGTTGCACTTTAGGAAAGGCCCAGATTTTATATACCAGAGCATCACTAAGTAGAAGTGCTGAAGTACCTCTGGTTAAGTAGAATTACACGAGCAGATTTATTCTTGGCTCGCTTGGTTCTGCGCATGCACTCCCTGGCCACTGCAGCCATATTTCCAGTGACCAGGACACAGGAGCACTCAGACTGAGGGGGTCCTGGACTGCTGTTGACCCCATAGCACCACCTTGCTCTACCCTACTCATGCGAAACCCCTGCATATCCTCTGCCATGGACCCTTGGATTAGTCAGGCCACTGACTATGAGTTTGGTAGGCACCAAAagtccctggagcagagcctggacaCTGCTGGTGTCAACTACATAGAACCTGCTGTGATTTTCAAAGAGTGATTCCACATGCAATTTCACCCATCTTTTGCTTCAGGTGTACTTCAGTGGGATGAGACAGGACTAGAATGACAAGGACAGTAAGCAGAGAGACTTTTGTCCCAGCTTTGTCACTCAGACTCCTCAGCATAACATTTACAGTAACACACAATAATAAGCATTCTACCTCAGAGAAATTCAGCTCCttcaaaggaagattttttccccacagactTGTAAGGTACATTTCCTTCTCTCAATTCATTAAGACAGGCATTATGCAAGAAGGCATAAGAGAACATGGGAGCTCTGgaaatttattatttacttttgaAGAGTGGGGACTGCAGGATTCCAAAGTCCTCTACTCCTCAAATTCTAAGGTTTGCTCATGGCTGCCTTTTCTTCATGGCTACATGTTCAGCTTATGGGACTGAAAGGAAGCAATTCAGAGCAGGTACTGCAACGACAGCAAGCACCATGAACCGACAAGACTTGAAAGCACAAAACTTCAAGAAGggcatttctgcatttctcctcCTCACCATCCTACCTGACCCCCAGGTTCTTGCCATAAGACAACGCACAGTGGGTGAGAAAGGTGGAAGCAAAGGCTGTGACAAGGAATTGGGACACAGACTTTGTGAAGCACTGTTCTAGCTCCGACACATTTTTTTGATAATCTCACAAGTCAATTCTTTACGTGCCTCAGTCTACTCATCAGAGAAATGGGTGCAACAACATGATCTTGTCACACCTCCTTTTGTCTATCTAATAATACCAGAAAGCACCTGGAGAGCCTTAGATAGGGACACAGAAATGAGGTTCTTACTTACAACCCTTCCTGCTGAAACCAAGAGGGAAGTTCTGGATCTCGTTATACTGCAGGGGAAGTTCTCCCCAGGCAGAGGACTTGTCCAGACCCCCGTTTACTCTCTCATTGCAGCATTTTGAGCCAAGCCAAACGGCACCTGGCTTTTTTACACAGCTCACTGATTTCTGAGGATGCAAGGTGCTCAACATTGCGAATACAGAGATCCCAAAATAGCAGGCTATGAGGCATATGGAAACTTTTGCATGGGTCTTTTGAACCACACAATTTTTGCTGATCTCTGTTGTAGGAGATCCCATTCATGAGGCAGGAACTTCGAAGAGTAGCTTTCACCCTGATATCCTCCACTGCTTCCATTACCCACTGCAGAGTGCTCCTCAGGCTGTTATTTAGCCTCAGCTTCTGCTAGCCAGGTAATCACCAGTAACAGCACACTTTTTCAGGCTTGAATGTTAAATATTCATCATCCTTGGAGCAAACCCACTGTTCTTGTATTCGTGGCTGAGGCTACCTGTACCACAGGAATGGGTGTCCTAGCTCAAAGAATGACACTTCTGTTCCCTGGGCTAAAGTTTGGAACCTGGTTTTTGTCGTTAAATCTCGTATCCCACTTGTGGGGCTActtaaaaattcagcaaaataacaaaataatgtCCAGGCTAGAGACACTTTCAGTTTTCAGGTCACCTGGCTGCGTTCACAGCTGATGCAGAGCAAGGACAGAGCTTGTCCTCACACCTCTCAGTGCCAATACTTCACTTGGCGTTTATCTGCATGCAGGACTCTTTGGCACTGTCACATGTCACTGATAAGCCCCAGTTCAGCTAAGGACTTATTCAGGTGCTTAAGTTTAAGCCTCTGAGCAGGCTGCCTGACTACAGAGACCAGGGTCAGTCCCGTGCCAtgtccctggcagggcagggacagcaacACACAGTCcttgcaggagcagagcctgtgTGAGAATGAAGGGTTACAAATGCTAAGGAAGCAAATTGATAAATTTGCTTTGCAAGAATGTTTGccactttttctctctttggcCATTGAATGAACAAACCATTTTATGGATTTTCCTGAAAATCCTAATGAAAAGGCCCCTCTGGGTAGCtttgttttctaataaaaagGCACTTTTCCTCCTGGCATAGCCTGTCAAGTCCATCCTTCTGTTGACAAGAAAGGTCTTCATAAAACTTTGAATATTCACTTACATGACCTCATGAAAGTCAACGAGATTGGTTTTTTAGAGATAATGTCAATCTATtgatctcttcactcttgtgACCATTGACAGGACTCAAGCCTGTCTGAGTTCAAGGAGCttttggacaacactctcaggcacatggtggcattcttggggtgtcctgtgccGACCCAGGAGTTGAACTCCttgatcctgatgggtcccttccaactccgCATAGTCTATGATTCCTTctaatttctgcctttccccacTGGTTACAATCACACAACCTCACTACTCTTTAACCAAAAGCAATACTGAGCATCATGCCTAAGCCAGACATTTTATGCTCCTTCCCCTGGGAGCCAGGGCTCTCCCACCCAAGGTGCATTGCTGCAGCTCCGGCTGGTGCCGACGCTGCCAGCAAATCCGTGCTCACAGCCAGGGAATGTCTctttcagcaggagctgcatcACCAGGCTCGGTAGTAATTTCAGCTGCATGCAACAAGTGCCTCTGCtagttttggttcttttttaaTCATTGTGCCATACTACCAGCAACTGCGCTCAGAGGATAGAACTCAAACTTGTTGCAAGTGTATTTATCTAACATAATAAACAGCTTCAACATGGAAAAGCTCCTTGCTGTCTCTGTTGTGGTTTTCTTCCAGTTGCCAGGACATCTGTAAAAACACTCACAACACAACACGACTTACAAGAAGGGTGTACATTCGTGACAGCTCTCCTTGGAGAGTGAGAGCAGAGAAAACTCCCTGTGTAGCTGCACCACTACAGATTCCTGGGAGCTCAGGAAAGAGCTGATGGAGCCCCAGGTgttcctgtggctctgcagaaaatcagcttttccaaaGGGGCTATTTCAGGTTACTCCCTTGGTCAGGAAGAGCACTC
It encodes the following:
- the CTXND1 gene encoding cortexin domain-containing 1; protein product: MEGPTPEPVYVDVDKGLTLACFVFLCLFLIVMIIRCAKVIMDPYSAIPTSTWEEQHLDD